A section of the Bacillus sp. HSf4 genome encodes:
- a CDS encoding N-acetylmuramoyl-L-alanine amidase, protein MKRLIVCILVIILLSGMSEGVKASDNDVYTVGTSSLNIRNAPHINATVIGSLRRGSIIQVDEKKYGWAKILYNGRTGWVASTYLYELSSNEVSETSYQKSYAGKIHVTGSHVRIRTGPGTDYKVMKIANQGDAYQVLDKKGQWVHIQVNSTQSGWIAGWLVSDSSQLGSSAVTRTSVSKSSSQTSNSLRGKNIVIDAGHGGIDPGTIGYNGSLEKNHTLATTSRLASLLKEKGANVILTRSSDHYLSLNRRVVISSSYNTDAFVSIHYNSSPAQLSHGVETYYYAGDADKLLAANILRNVTSQTGFQSNGVRFGDFYVLRENSKLAVLVELGYISNPSEESNIQSETYQIRAANGIVQGLSDYFSS, encoded by the coding sequence ATGAAGCGACTTATTGTATGCATCTTAGTGATCATTCTTCTTTCAGGGATGTCCGAAGGCGTTAAAGCTAGTGATAATGATGTGTACACGGTTGGAACATCATCTTTAAATATAAGAAATGCTCCTCACATCAATGCAACGGTTATTGGCTCCTTACGTCGCGGTTCAATAATCCAAGTTGATGAGAAGAAATACGGATGGGCGAAGATTCTTTATAATGGTCGTACCGGATGGGTTGCTTCCACATATTTATATGAATTGTCTTCAAATGAGGTATCTGAAACATCTTATCAAAAATCTTATGCAGGAAAAATTCATGTCACAGGAAGTCATGTTCGTATACGTACTGGACCCGGTACGGACTATAAGGTAATGAAAATCGCCAATCAAGGTGATGCTTATCAAGTACTTGATAAGAAAGGACAATGGGTACATATTCAAGTTAACAGTACTCAGTCGGGATGGATTGCAGGATGGCTGGTGTCAGATTCAAGTCAATTAGGCTCTTCTGCCGTTACTCGAACTTCTGTTTCTAAATCATCTTCTCAAACGTCTAATAGTTTAAGAGGAAAAAATATTGTTATCGATGCAGGCCATGGTGGGATCGATCCAGGAACAATCGGCTATAACGGTTCTCTTGAAAAAAACCATACTCTAGCAACCACATCACGCCTTGCTTCCCTTTTAAAAGAAAAAGGAGCTAATGTCATTTTAACGCGATCTTCCGATCATTACTTAAGTTTAAATCGTCGTGTTGTTATTAGTAGTTCGTATAATACGGATGCGTTTGTTTCGATTCACTACAACTCATCTCCTGCTCAATTGAGTCATGGAGTTGAAACGTATTATTATGCAGGAGACGCCGACAAATTGTTAGCGGCAAATATTCTACGGAACGTAACCAGCCAAACTGGATTCCAAAGTAATGGTGTTCGCTTCGGTGATTTTTATGTCTTAAGGGAAAACTCAAAACTAGCGGTGTTAGTGGAACTTGGATATATCTCAAATCCTAGCGAAGAATCAAATATACAATCTGAAACCTACCAAATAAGAGCAGCCAATGGAATTGTTCAAGGGTTATCTGATTACTTTAGTTCTTAA
- a CDS encoding class A sortase — MIEKENNKEKLKDYLFISFFICLILIGMLLVLSPWLKNVMIKEATVKYSLDKFTAEEVANNQESAEEVPWDSAIEAPNFTTVLTSISKVNQKDVLGAISIDDVDILLPILNGTNTQNLLVGATTVNEGQIMGEGNYVLAGHHMRNHTLLFGPLLEVEVGTFIQITDKANIYTYQVVDKKIVKETNLSIVGKTTVPTVTLITCDVAGINTNKRLVIRGELMNTSSYSADNEYVNMYKLQEEKEGRQSYSIISWSILLIGLVILFVYGMYIYKGRKI; from the coding sequence ATGATAGAAAAAGAGAATAATAAAGAAAAATTGAAAGACTATCTTTTCATCAGCTTCTTTATTTGCTTAATATTAATAGGGATGTTGCTTGTTTTATCGCCATGGCTCAAAAATGTAATGATAAAAGAAGCAACAGTGAAATATTCCTTAGATAAATTCACTGCGGAAGAGGTTGCTAACAATCAAGAGAGCGCTGAAGAAGTCCCATGGGACTCAGCAATAGAGGCACCTAATTTCACAACTGTTTTAACGAGTATTTCCAAAGTGAATCAGAAAGATGTACTTGGTGCCATCTCTATTGATGATGTAGATATTCTGTTACCAATATTAAATGGAACAAATACTCAAAACCTTCTTGTTGGAGCTACTACTGTTAATGAAGGACAGATAATGGGGGAAGGAAATTATGTTCTAGCAGGTCATCATATGAGAAATCATACATTGTTATTTGGTCCATTGCTTGAAGTTGAAGTAGGTACGTTTATTCAAATAACAGATAAAGCTAACATATATACGTATCAAGTAGTTGATAAGAAAATTGTGAAAGAAACTAATTTAAGTATTGTAGGAAAAACAACGGTTCCAACTGTTACATTAATAACTTGTGATGTTGCGGGTATAAATACAAACAAAAGATTGGTTATTAGAGGAGAATTGATGAATACTAGTTCTTACTCTGCTGATAATGAGTATGTAAATATGTATAAATTACAAGAAGAGAAAGAGGGAAGGCAGAGTTACTCTATAATTTCTTGGAGTATATTATTAATCGGTCTTGTTATTCTATTCGTTTATGGAATGTATATTTATAAAGGTAGAAAGATTTAA
- a CDS encoding DUF3440 domain-containing protein, with translation MGKIHLGKNVYDATMERLDYIFQRFDHVVVPFSGGKDSGLLLELVHVYYEQHHPDVQVSVYHIDYEGNYQQTIEYVERCMGKYPEFHYYHLCMPISASCGVTMYQSTWMPWNPEEKEIWFREMPENVINFDNHPFDFFEVGMSDYSFQTKFGKWLHKEKSKKRTAVLVGIRAQESLNRYHAVTRNDTFTMYGKLKYSKRLAMNLFNFYPIYDWKVEDVWIANGKFGFDYNHLYDLYYQAGVSLNDMRVANPFHVCGVNALKLYRVIEPTAWSRLVERVNGANFAAIYGGTKAVGYKSVSLPPGHTWKTYTNFLLKSLPKNTRDIYLRKFQASIRYWVETGGALPVSVVKELEKTDLVFENLGKPKNKRKYKKEYHVIRFKVYPDEVHIKAFRLVPSYKRMCISILKNDTSCHYMGFGQTKDELQKQKEAMKQWENLL, from the coding sequence ATGGGGAAAATTCATCTCGGAAAAAATGTGTATGATGCTACGATGGAGCGTTTGGACTATATCTTTCAACGATTCGACCATGTTGTGGTGCCTTTTTCTGGCGGAAAAGATTCTGGTTTATTGCTAGAATTGGTGCATGTTTATTACGAACAACACCATCCCGATGTGCAAGTGTCCGTTTACCATATTGACTATGAAGGGAACTATCAACAAACGATTGAATATGTTGAGCGCTGTATGGGCAAGTACCCGGAATTTCATTATTACCATCTTTGTATGCCAATTTCTGCATCTTGCGGCGTTACCATGTATCAATCTACATGGATGCCTTGGAACCCGGAAGAAAAAGAGATTTGGTTCCGAGAGATGCCGGAGAATGTGATTAACTTTGACAACCATCCGTTCGATTTTTTTGAGGTAGGTATGTCGGACTATTCTTTTCAAACTAAATTTGGAAAGTGGCTCCATAAAGAGAAAAGCAAAAAACGTACAGCTGTCCTGGTTGGTATACGTGCACAAGAAAGTCTGAATCGTTATCATGCCGTGACAAGAAATGACACCTTTACGATGTACGGAAAGTTGAAATATAGTAAGCGGCTTGCAATGAATCTCTTTAACTTCTACCCGATTTATGATTGGAAAGTAGAAGATGTATGGATAGCTAATGGAAAATTCGGCTTTGATTACAATCACCTGTACGATTTGTATTATCAGGCTGGTGTTTCGTTGAACGATATGCGGGTGGCAAATCCCTTTCATGTTTGCGGGGTGAATGCATTGAAGTTGTATCGTGTCATTGAACCGACCGCTTGGAGCCGTCTTGTGGAGCGAGTGAACGGCGCTAATTTTGCGGCGATCTACGGTGGAACAAAAGCTGTTGGTTATAAATCGGTTTCTCTGCCGCCAGGACATACATGGAAAACCTACACCAATTTTCTCTTAAAGTCCCTGCCTAAAAATACACGAGACATATATCTGCGCAAATTTCAAGCTTCCATTCGCTATTGGGTAGAAACAGGCGGCGCATTGCCTGTCTCGGTTGTTAAAGAGTTAGAGAAAACAGACCTTGTTTTTGAAAACCTCGGTAAACCAAAAAACAAGAGAAAATATAAGAAGGAGTATCATGTCATTCGTTTCAAAGTATACCCCGATGAAGTGCATATAAAAGCTTTTCGATTGGTTCCTTCATATAAGCGCATGTGTATTTCTATTTTGAAAAATGACACTTCTTGTCATTACATGGGCTTTGGACAAACGAAAGATGAGTTGCAAAAGCAAAAGGAGGCAATGAAACAATGGGAAAACCTTTTATAA